TTCACCGTTAATAAAATTAGCGATTCTACCTAAAAATAATCCGATAGGTACTACCGGTGCTATTATATCTGTAAGACTTAAAAAATTAACTTTATATTTTCGACAAAACAAATAAGCAGTAATAATTACTCCTAAAGCTCCGCCATGGAAAGACATTCCACCTTCATAAGTTTTTAAGATATCTATTGGATTTGCAAAATATCTAGAAGGGTTATATAATAAAACAAATCCTATTCTACCTCCAACTATTATACCTATAACAGCATAAGTAATGAAATCTTCTAGATTTTTTTTGGTAATTTGAGGCTTAAATTTTTCTATAATTTTGTTTGCATAAAACCAGCCTAGTAAAATTCCTATTACATATGAAAGGGAATACCAAGATATAGCAAATGGCCCTATAGAAAAAATAACAGGATTAATATTTGGAAATATCATAGTAAATAAGTAATTAGATGTTTTGTATAACTTGCTTCTGAGGATAATTTGTACGTTACCGGTACTTGTATTCTCACGTATGTCTTAATATATGCTTGCAGTGCTGCGTTCTGTGTTTCCTTCAAGTTTTTCCTTATTATTTATTATACAAAAAATCTATTTTTTTGAATTAGAATTATTGATAAAATAAAATTTTTAGTAATAATAAAAAAGATTTATATTTTATCAATAATAATAATAATAGGAAAGTATGCAATATTTAATAGATCTATATTATACCTCAAATATGGAGTTAGTATTATTGTTTATTATGTTAGTATCTCTTATACCGGTGATATTTCTAATTAAAAGATTAATTTTTGTTCCTGTAAACAATTATTTAACTAGAAATTATTATGATGATTATGAAAGGACACTAAAAAAATATCCTATATTTCGTTATTTATTACACACTTTATTAGCATTTTATTTTGTCTGTTGGAAAAATATTTTCCATACTACTTCTTTTAAAGCCCATGTGTTACTTAGAATTAAAGATACTATAGTAATCTTATATACTAGTATATCCATGACTATGTTATTATTAACGCTTATAGATGCGTTTGCAGATCTGTATCACAATAGGATCAAAACCATTACAAAAAATGTGCCGCTTAGCTTATATTTTCAAATATTAAAAATCATTATCATGGTTATTGCAGCTATGATAACTATTTCCTACATATTAAATATTTCACTTAGTACATTTCTAACAAGTTTAGGTGCAGCTGCAGCTCTTTTAACATTTGTTTTTAAAGATACCGTTTTAGGATTACTTGCAAGCTTGCAACTAACTACTCAAGAAATTATTAATATTGGAGACTGGGTACGTATCGGCGAAATTGAAGGAATAGTTGAAAAAATTACTATTTCTGTAGTGAAAATTAGGAATTTTGATCAGTCTATTTCTACAATTCCTACTTATAGTATTTTAAATTCTAACGTCACTAATTATAAAGGAATTAGTGAATCAGGCGCAAGAAGGGTAAAGAGAGTATTTAATATTAATATGGCAACTATTAACTTCTGTGATGCTACTCTTTTAAAAGAATTAAAAAAATCTCCTTATATATCAAAGGATATAATCAGTCAAATCACTCTTGATAAAGAAGAAAAAGATTTAACTAATATTAAGCTATTCAAATTATACGTTCAGGAATATCTAAGAAATAATCCGGCAGTATATACCGCAGGGTTTACGTTTTTAGTAAGACAGCTTGAACCTACGATTAACGGGTTACCTATAGAAATATATATCTTCGTTAAAGAAGTAAATTTAGTAGGTTATGAAAATATACAAGATAGTATTTCTGAACATTTGATTTCTATACTACCTGAATTTAAATTAAAAATATTTCAGAGGGGAGGAGTAGTATAGTATATCCGAGTAAATGAATATTAGTAAAAATAGAAAAATAAATTAAATTTGCATCCAAGGTGGAAGTTGACTTTCATTTAAACTTATTTCAAAAGTAGGTATATACTACTTGATTATTTTCTATAAATGCTTTAACTTTAAGCTTTAAAAATATGAAATTTTAAGACCTAGGAATGAATAATAATATAATTAATTTAATAGCCGCTATTATAATGTCTTTAAGTATAATTTTCGGTTGGCAATATTTGGTTTTAAAACCTGAATACAAAAAACAACAACAGCAAATAACAGTGCAGAAAGCAGAAAATTTAAAGAAACAAAAGTTAAAAGCTTTAGTGGAACCTACATCTGATATTTTTGTGCAAGATGAAAATCAAGTACAGCGTATTAAAATAGAATCTGAATCACTTTCTGGTTCTATTTCATTAAAAGGCCTTAGATTCGACGATTTAATATTAAAAAAATATAAACAAGATTTATCTAAAAATAGTTCTGAAGTAAGGTTATTTTCAGCTGCTAATACAGAGAATGCTTATTTTGCCGAAATTGGCTTAGTTAGTAATTTATCTAGTGTAAAACTTCCTAATAACGATACTATATGGAATAGCGATAGTGAAATATTAAGTCCTGAAAAACCAGTTAATTTATTTTGGGTTAATGAAGACGGAATTAAATTTTTAGTTACTATTACTATAGATAAAAACTATTTATTTACTATAGAGCAAACCATAGTTAATAATAGTAATAAAGCACTTCCTGTGCAATCTTACGGTTTAATAAACCGTAAATATGTTGCTGTAGAGAAAGCGGTGAATATATTACATCAAGGACCTATAGGTTGTATAAACGAAAATCTTAAGGAATATTCGTATGATGATATTAAAGATAAGAGAAGAGAAAAGTTTGCAGCAAGTAAAGTTGATTGGATAGGAATTACTGATAAATATTGGTTATCTGCCTTAATTCCAGATAAAGCAAGTCATTACAGCTCAAATTTTAATTATGCTCTTAAGCAGGGTGTTGAAAGATATCAAGTAGATTTTATTTCACCGGTACAAATAATAAAGCCTGGTGAAAATTTTTCCATTACAAACAGAATGTTTGCTGGAGCAAAAAAAGTAGACTTACTAGATAAATATGAAAAACAATATGATATTAAGTTATTCGATAGGGCTATTGATTTCGGTTGGTTTTATGTAATTACTAAACCAGTCTTCTATGCCATGAATTTTTTCTATGGTTATGTTGGTAATT
The sequence above is a segment of the Rickettsia sp. Oklahoma-10 genome. Coding sequences within it:
- the lgt gene encoding prolipoprotein diacylglyceryl transferase — its product is MIFPNINPVIFSIGPFAISWYSLSYVIGILLGWFYANKIIEKFKPQITKKNLEDFITYAVIGIIVGGRIGFVLLYNPSRYFANPIDILKTYEGGMSFHGGALGVIITAYLFCRKYKVNFLSLTDIIAPVVPIGLFLGRIANFINGELYGRITNSSFGIIFPNSDLSLRHPSQLYEAFFEGLVLFCILAYVTFKHKTLEQRALNSGLFLTFYALCRITIEIFREPDVQIGFILDILTMGQILSIPMLILGSYLICRSTSR
- a CDS encoding mechanosensitive ion channel domain-containing protein gives rise to the protein MQYLIDLYYTSNMELVLLFIMLVSLIPVIFLIKRLIFVPVNNYLTRNYYDDYERTLKKYPIFRYLLHTLLAFYFVCWKNIFHTTSFKAHVLLRIKDTIVILYTSISMTMLLLTLIDAFADLYHNRIKTITKNVPLSLYFQILKIIIMVIAAMITISYILNISLSTFLTSLGAAAALLTFVFKDTVLGLLASLQLTTQEIINIGDWVRIGEIEGIVEKITISVVKIRNFDQSISTIPTYSILNSNVTNYKGISESGARRVKRVFNINMATINFCDATLLKELKKSPYISKDIISQITLDKEEKDLTNIKLFKLYVQEYLRNNPAVYTAGFTFLVRQLEPTINGLPIEIYIFVKEVNLVGYENIQDSISEHLISILPEFKLKIFQRGGVV
- the yidC gene encoding membrane protein insertase YidC: MNNNIINLIAAIIMSLSIIFGWQYLVLKPEYKKQQQQITVQKAENLKKQKLKALVEPTSDIFVQDENQVQRIKIESESLSGSISLKGLRFDDLILKKYKQDLSKNSSEVRLFSAANTENAYFAEIGLVSNLSSVKLPNNDTIWNSDSEILSPEKPVNLFWVNEDGIKFLVTITIDKNYLFTIEQTIVNNSNKALPVQSYGLINRKYVAVEKAVNILHQGPIGCINENLKEYSYDDIKDKRREKFAASKVDWIGITDKYWLSALIPDKASHYSSNFNYALKQGVERYQVDFISPVQIIKPGENFSITNRMFAGAKKVDLLDKYEKQYDIKLFDRAIDFGWFYVITKPVFYAMNFFYGYVGNFGISILIVTVIIKLLMFTLANKSYRSMKKMKNLQPEIDRIKNLYGDDKARLNQEIMTLYKKEKVNPVAGCLPILVQIPVFFSIYKVLYVTIEMRQAPFYGWIQDLSVPDPTTIFNLFGLLPFSPPSFLMIGAWPILMAITMFLQQRMSPAPADPVQAQVMKFMPLIFLVMFSSFPVGLLIYWSWNNILSIIQQYYINKFN